In a single window of the Gossypium hirsutum isolate 1008001.06 chromosome D02, Gossypium_hirsutum_v2.1, whole genome shotgun sequence genome:
- the LOC107907836 gene encoding LOW QUALITY PROTEIN: LEAF RUST 10 DISEASE-RESISTANCEUS RECEPTOR-LIKE PROTEIN KINASE-like 1.1 (The sequence of the model RefSeq protein was modified relative to this genomic sequence to represent the inferred CDS: inserted 2 bases in 1 codon), producing MLIFFPPSSHFPVSQMNQIRSIHLASPLLPALNLVLFSFIFLPTTAFAVDESFTICRVPRYCGKLNIKFPFFIQGRDDPRCGYPGFEIHCRNNTKSILSLGDDNYSIDNIFYTNQSVLVSRAVRFETDSICNHKIRNISLPTDRYQLPPEITKIVFLFNCNLTSIPKLSPHKIGCPAENETNSTLALFNSDPQLKFASENCKERVVTPVGFDQGEELHVEGPLNISLLNRGFVLNLTVSNCTICENSGGKCGFDYSTRHFKCFCPDRPHAWHCTHGTNTLGLKLGLGIGGSVTVTVMILILCIFVVRRRPASSNFLRGKSPSXISLQHLTSKTTLLSAFLGDGGFGTVYFGKLRDGREVAIKRLYQHNYRRLEQFMNEVEILTRLRHKNLVSLYGCTSRRSRELILVYEFVPNGTVADHLHGDHAQSGLPAWPVRMSIAIETATALAYLHASDIIHRDVKTNNILLDENFSVKVADFGLSRLFPNDVTHISTAPQGTPGYVDPEYHQCYQLTEKSDVYSFGVVLIELISSMPAVDINRHRHEINLANLAISKIQKCAFDELVDPNLGYKSCEQVARMTTLVAELAFRCLQQEKELRPSMEEVLEELQRIKSEAYESENVQQEEHSDSEVPMSVGQPPSPPIGDQIVLLKNIHLPPSPVSVADKWISQRTTPNSSE from the exons ATGCTTATCTTCTTCCCCCCATCATCACACTTCCCAGTTTCCCAAATGAATCAAATCCGGTCCATTCACCTTGCATCACCTCTCCTCCCGGCATTAAACTTGGTACTCTTCAGTTTCATTTTCCTGCCCACAACAGCTTTTGCAGTGGACGAAAGTTTTACCATCTGCAGAGTGCCCAGATATTGTGGTAAGCTAAACATAAAGTTCCCTTTCTTCATCCAGGGGCGGGATGACCCGAGATGTGGTTATCCAGGATTCGAAATCCATTGCAGAAACAACACAAAGTCAATTCTCAGCTTGGGTGATGACAACTATAGCATCGATAACATCTTTTATACCAACCAATCTGTCCTCGTTTCCAGAGCTGTTCGTTTTGAGACAGATTCCATTTGTAACCATAAAATCCGAAACATATCCTTGCCTACTGACCGCTACCAGCTTCCCCCCGAGATTACAAAAATAGTTTTTCTCTTTAATTGCAACTTAACCTCCATCCCGAAACTTTCACCGCACAAGATTGGTTGCCCTGCTGAGAATGAAACTAATTCAACGTTGGCACTGTTCAATAGCGATCCGCAGCTGAAGTTTGCTTCAGAAAATTGCAAGGAAAGGGTAGTGACGCCTGTGGGTTTTGACCAAGGAGAAGAATTACATGTTGAAGGTCCACTAAATATAAGTCTACTGAATAGAGGGTTTGTGTTGAACTTGACAGTGAGCAACTGCACCATTTGCGAAAATAGTGGTGGCAAGTGTGGATTCGATTATAGTACCCGCCATTTCAAGTGCTTTTGCCCCGATAGGCCTCACGCTTGGCACTGTACTCATG GAACAAACACATTGGGACTGAAGCTGGGACTAG GAATTGGAGGCTCAGTCACAGTCACAGTAATGATACTGATATTGTGCATCTTTGTGGTCCGGCGTCGACCTGCCTCTTCAAACTTTCTCAGAGGAAAATCTCCATC CATCTCTCTCCAACATCTGACCTCGAAAACAACGCTACTGTCTGCTTTCCTTGGTGATGGTGGCTTTGGGACTGTCTATTTTG GGAAACTCCGAGATGGGCGAGAAGTTGCAATCAAGCGACTCTACCAACACAACTACAGACGCCTCGAACAGTTCATGAACGAAGTCGAAATCTTGACCCGCTTGCGCCACAAAAATCTGGTCTCTCTCTATGGTTGCACTTCGCGCCGTAGCCGCGAACTTATCCTTGTTTATGAGTTTGTTCCTAATGGCACCGTTGCCGATCATCTCCATGGTGATCATGCACAGTCCGGTTTGCCTGCATGGCCTGTTCGAATGAGCATCGCGATAGAAACCGCGACTGCATTAGCTTATCTCCATGCCTCTGATATTATACACCGTGATGTCAAGACTAACAACATTCTCCTAGATGAAAATTTTTCTGTCAAAGTAGCAGATTTCGGGCTTTCTCGTTTGTTCCCCAATGATGTCACCCATATCTCCACTGCTCCACAAGGGACCCCTGGCTACGTTGACCCGGAATATCACCAATGTTACCAGCTTACTGAAAAGAGCGATGTTTATAGCTTTGGAGTCGTTCTCATTGAACTCATATCGTCAATGCCTGCTGTTGATATCAACAGGCATAGGCATGAGATCAATTTGGCAAACTTAGCAATTAGCAAGATTCAAAAGTGTGCATTTGATGAGTTGGTTGACCCAAATCTTGGGTACAAATCATGTGAACAAGTTGCAAGGATGACGACTTTGGTTGCAGAGCTGGCTTTTCGATGTTTGCAGCAAGAGAAAGAACTGCGGCCTTCGATGGAAGAGGTTTTGGAGGAACTACAGAGAATAAAAAGTGAAGCTTACGAGTCGGAGAATGTGCAACAGGAGGAACATTCTGATAGTGAGGTGCCGATGAGTGTAGGGCAGCCTCCTTCGCCGCCAATCGGTGATCAGATTGTATTATTGAAGAATATCCATCTGCCACCTTCTCCAGTTTCTGTGGCAGATAAATGGATTAGCCAGAGAACTACACCTAATTCCagtgaatga
- the LOC107909556 gene encoding vacuolar-sorting protein BRO1: MAAASSSSATVTNIMLAIYEKKTNSIDLYRPLRQYICFTYSEREAVNLEDDLSTVKTLRSDIERVPDPAPTTRRDLLISYFKALCLIETRFPISPDRDHINSIQFTWFDAFKQKQKAVQQNIHLEKAAILFNLGAVYSQIGLSYDRATVEGRRQASHAFIAAAGSFAFLRDNASTKASMGNSTTVDLSVECAGMLERLMLAQAQECVFENTIAKGSTPGVCAKISRQVGLYYEEALATLNAAPLKDHFEKAWIAHVQLKAALFYAEACYRYGLELHEKEEIAEEIARLRSGVSTLTEAKKSSKGAPAQLLDAISKLEVYLNRNLERAMKENDRVYLMRVPSPSSLPPLPAFSMVKSMQMNDVLDASKEKMFASLVPDSSAKALSRYTEMVDDVIRTQAEKLQQGSELTRVRLKEMDLPDSILALEGNFSLPEDLKNEVEKVQASGGPAGLEAELQQLRDLRRVNQELLVQTEELLQKEAAEDAQFRSQFGTRWTRPQSSTLTKTLQERLNKFAANLKQAGESDVRIERSVREHSSLMSILNHRPIEAALPSLSRPIMSLDANEDAIVGALKQSLRQLETLGAQRAGLEDMLKEMKRKDDILPKLMTSTGSYEDLFRKEIAKYDHICEEIAQNIEAQEQLLMQIQVQNEEFGAVFNLEDYKASREKCYKQIQAALAKCKEIKENINEGLKFYVTLQDAINNIKQQCSDFVMTRNIQCREMMEDVQRQMAGFNFQDRESTGPYPSVGQPRQIPRSSTQQLTESQSISHPSPQTPYYRPPEQPMHGYGHPPPPYTAPQQPSPYHVPPSTGAPYPPPHAQQHAPVGHEYGQPAYPGWRGPYYNAPAEQSGSHPRPPYTIPNPYHPHQSGYYKQ; this comes from the exons ATGGCCGCCGCGTCCTCGTCCTCGGCGACAGTCACCAACATCATGCTAGCAATCTATGAGAAAAAAACCAATTCCATCGACCTCTACCGCCCTCTCCGCCAATACATATGCTTCACATACTCCGAACGCGAAGCCGTCAACCTCGAAGATGACCTTTCCACCGTCAAAACCCTCCGCTCTGACATCGAACGCGTTCCCGACCCAGCCCCAACAACCCGACGCGACCTCCTCATCTCTTACTTCAAAGCCCTATGCCTAATTGAAACCCGTTTCCCAATTTCCCCCGATAGAGATCacatcaattcaatccaattcacttGGTTTGACGCATTTAAGCAGAAGCAAAAAGCGGTTCAACAGAACATCCATTTAGAAAAAGCCGCCATTTTGTTTAATCTCGGGGCGGTTTATAGTCAGATTGGCTTGTCTTACGATAGGGCTACGGTGGAAGGGAGGAGACAAGCGTCTCATGCGTTTATCGCGGCGGCTGGGTCGTTTGCCTTCCTCAGAGATAATGCGTCGACAAAGGCGTCCATGGGGAACAGTACGACCGTCGATTTGTCGGTGGAGTGTGCCGGGATGTTGGAGAGGTTGATGTTGGCTCAAGCTCAAGAGTGTGTTTTTGAAAATACCATCGCTAAAGGAAGTACTCCTGGAGTTTGCGCCAAGATTTCTAGGCag GTTGGATTATACTATGAGGAAGCTTTAGCCACATTAAATGCAGCTCCTTTGAAGGACCATTTTGAAAAAGCATGGATTGCACATGTGCAGCTTAAGGCAGCTCTTTTTTACGCAGAAGCTTGCTATAGGTATGGTTTGGAGCTACATGAGAAGGAAGAGATTGCAGAAGAAATTGCCCGTTTAAGGAGTGGAGTTAGTACTTTAACTGAGGCAAAGAAATCATCAAAAGGGGCTCCTGCACAGCTTCTGGATGCAATTAGCAAGTTAGAAGTTTATCTTAATCGCAACCTGGAGAGGGCTATGAAGGAAAATGACAGGGTTTATCTTATGAGGGTTCCTTCTCCTAGTTCCTTACCTCCTCTCCCTGCATTTTCGATGGTGAAGTCGATGCAGATGAATGATGTGTTGGATGCAAGCAAGGAGAAGATGTTTGCAAGTCTTGTTCCTGACAGCAGTGCAAAGGCTCTTTCCAGGTATACTGAAATGGTTGATGATGTCATCAGGACACAGGCTGAGAAATTGCAGCAAGGAAGTGAGCTAACCCGTGTTAGGCTTAAGGAAATGGACTTGCCAGATTCAATTCTTGCTCTGGAAGGGAATTTTAGTCTTCCAGAAGATCTTAAGAATGAGGTTGAAAAGGTGCAAGCTAGTGGGGGCCCAGCTGGTCTGGAGGCTGAGTTACAACAACTTAGGGATCTAAGGAGGGTCAATCAGGAATTGCTGGTACAGACTGAGGAGCTTTTGCAGAAAGAAGCTGCAGAGGATGCTCAGTTTAGAAGTCAGTTTGGAACACGATGGACCAGGCCACAGTCAAGCACTCTGACAAAGACTTTGCAGGAAAGGTTAAATAAATTTGCTGCTAACTTAAAGCAAGCTGGCGAAAGTGATGTTCGAATTGAGCGTTCAGTGAGAGAGCATTCTTCACTGATGTCAATCCTTAACCACCGACCG ATAGAAGCTGCCCTACCAAGTCTTTCAAGGCCAATAATGTCTTTGGATGCCAATGAAGATGCTATAGTTGGGGCCCTGAAGCAGAGCTTG AGGCAATTAGAGACTCTAGGTGCTCAGAGGGCAGGCCTTGAAGACATGCTTAAAGAGATGAAAAGAAAG GATGACATACTACCTAAGTTGATGACGTCCACTGGCTCCTATGAGGATCTTTTCAGGAAGGAGATAGCGAAGTATGATCACATTTGTGAGGAAATTGCCCAAAACATTGAGGCACAAGAACAATTATTGATGCAAATTCAG GTTCAGAATGAAGAGTTTGGTGCTGTCTTTAATCTTGAAGATTATAAAG CATCACGAGAGAAGTGTTACAAACAAATTCAAGCAGCTTTAGCCAAGTGTAAAGAAATCAAGGAAAATATTAACGAGGGCCTAAAGTTTTATGTTACTCTTCAG GATGCAATCAATAATATCAAGCAGCAATGTAGTGATTTTGTGATGACTCGAAACATCCAGTGTCGAGAAATGATGGAAGATGTTCAAAGGCAAATGGCAGGTTTCAACTTCCAGGACCGTGAGAGCACAGGGCCTTACCCTTCAGTTGGACAGCCCCGTCAAATTCCAAGATCCAGTACACAGCAGCTAACAGAATCTCAGAGTATATCCCATCCTTCACCGCAAACCCCTTATTATAGGCCTCCTGAGCAGCCAATGCATGGGTATGGTCATCCTCCTCCCCCATACACTGCCCCACAGCAACCATCTCCTTACCATGTTCCCCCATCAACCGGTGCTCCTTATCCTCCCCCACATGCCCAACAACATGCACCAGTCGGCCATGAATACGGCCAACCTGCCTATCCTGGGTGGCGTGGGCCATATTATAATGCCCCTGCAGAGCAATCTGGGTCTCATCCTCGACCTCCATATACCATTCCAAATCCGTATCATCCCCACCAAAGTGGCTATTATAAGCAATGA
- the LOC107907837 gene encoding uncharacterized protein codes for MTTLQKFKLLATQCGVTQSPTRSPRTSPLLNFRRPKTTLRMLLTRSGSRKSSSCREMVYPQSFFGISGEKKKGDKDLSGRTLKDLFVSSGGEYEEDQGKVVKEKFGGKGEVEVATKLGGVNGLGGEAGSARAGWIGFRHRMVLRKAWRPMLQTIPE; via the coding sequence ATGACGACGCTGCAGAAATTCAAGCTACTAGCGACACAATGCGGCGTCACCCAAAGCCCAACACGAAGTCCAAGGACGAGCCCCCTCCTCAACTTCCGCCGCCCTAAAACCACACTCCGAATGCTTCTTACCAGAAGCGGTAGTCGCAAATCGTCAAGTTGCCGGGAAATGGTGTATCCACAGAGTTTCTTCGGCATTTCAGGTGAGAAAAAGAAGGGCGACAAGGATTTAAGTGGTCGCACTTTGAAGGATTTATTCGTATCATCAGGAGGAGAATACGAGGAGGACCAAGGAAAAGTGGTGAAGGAGAAATTTGGCGGGAAGGGGGAAGTTGAAGTGGCGACGAAACTTGGCGGTGTGAATGGGTTGGGAGGTGAAGCGGGATCGGCACGGGCAGGGTGGATTGGGTTTAGGCATAGGATGGTGTTGAGGAAGGCTTGGCGTCCCATGCTTCAGACCATCCCTGAGTAA